A single Dasypus novemcinctus isolate mDasNov1 chromosome 4, mDasNov1.1.hap2, whole genome shotgun sequence DNA region contains:
- the P2RY14 gene encoding LOW QUALITY PROTEIN: P2Y purinoceptor 14 (The sequence of the model RefSeq protein was modified relative to this genomic sequence to represent the inferred CDS: deleted 1 base in 1 codon), with translation MINATATHPPGKDCSRNPLIMQQIIPVLYLVVFIAGILFNGVSGWIFFYVPSSKSFIVYLKNIVVADFLMSLTFPFKILSDSGLGPWQLNVFVCRVSAVLFYVNMYVSIVFFGLISFDRYYKIVKSLLTSFIHSVSYSKILSVAVWLLMLLLAVPNIILTNQSVKDVAQIKCMELKNELGKKWHKASNYIFVGIFWMVFLLLIIFYTAITRKIFKSHLKSRRISISVKKKSSRNIFSIVFVFVVCFVPYHIARIPYTKSQTEAHYTCQSKEILLYVKEFTLLLSAANVCLDPIFISFYVSHLEKSYVRNFTFH, from the exons ATGATCAATGCAACCGCCACACACCCCCCGGGGAAGGACTGCTCCAGAAACCCACTCATCATGCAGCAAATCATTCCGGTGCTATACCTCGTGGTCTTCATAGCAGGAATCCTGTTCAACGGCGTGTCAGGATGGATATTCTTTTACGTGCCCAGCTCCAAGAGCTTCATTGTCTATCTCAAAAACATTGTGGTTGCCGACTTTCTGATGAGCCTGACCTTCCCCTTCAAGATTCTCAGCGACTCTGGCCTGGGCCCCTGGCAGCTGAACGTGTTTGTGTGCAGGGTTTCCGCAGTGCTCTTCTACGTCAACATGTACGTCAGCATCGTGTTCTTTGGGCTCATCAGCTTTGACAGATATTACAAAATCGTAAAGTCTCTTTTGACTTCTTTCATCCATTCAGTGAGTTACAGCAAAATCCTGTCGGTGGCAGTGTGGCTGCTGATGCTCCTTCTCGCTGTTCCAAACATTATTCTGACCAACCAAAGCGTTAAGGACGTGGCACAAATAAAATGCATGGAGCTTAAAAACGAACTGGGAAAGAAGTGGCACAAAGCATCAAACTATATCTTTGTGGGTATTTTCTGGATGGTGTTTCTTTTGTTAATCATTTTCTACACTGCCATCACAAGGAAAATCTTTAAATCCCACCTTAAGTCCAGAAGGATTTCTATTTCAGTCAAGAAGAAATCTAGCCGCAACATATTCAGCATTGTGTTTGTCTTTGTTGTCTGTTTTGTGCCCTACCACATTGCCAGAATCCCCTACACAAAGAGTCAAACAGAAGCTCATTACACCTGCCAGTCAAAAGAAATCTTGCTTTATGTGAAAGAATTCACTCTGCTACTGTCTGCTGCAAATGTATGCCTGGACcccatt tttatttctttctatgtCAGCCATTTAGAGAAATCCTATGTAAGAAACTTCACATTCCATTAA